Within the Candidatus Zymogenus saltonus genome, the region GAGGAATATGAGAAGGCGATAGAGGATTACGGCAAGGCAATTTCAGTATATCCCAAAAGTGGATCATATTATAATGCCAGAGGCGATGCATATAGAAAATTAGACAATATAGAAAAGGCGAAAGCAGATTATTATAAGGGATGTAAGCTCAAAGAAGGTTCTGCTTGTGGAAGTCTTAAATTAATCATATTAAATGAAAAAAAAGGAAAAATTGAAAACCAAAAAAAAGTAGTGATTTTTTAATATTTTTATAGTGTTGACTCCTTTGTGAGAAAATTTAGTTAAATGAGATTAGCGGTTAATCTCGAAGGAAAAACCTCGTAAAAGGAGTCGAAAATGAAGGATTGGTATAAAGAGTGGCAGGATCGGAAGGGTAAAGAGGCCAACTTGAAAAATCAAAAAGAGATAAAGGACAAGCTGGACAAGCTCGGTGGAGTTACAAAGGAGTCTGTTTTTGCCATAAAATACGATTAAACAATAAACCTGAATCCAAAAGGGATTCGTTTCTGAAAAAAGGAGGTTTAAAATGACCGGTCTCGAAGAAGCCATAATTGCGGGATTTATAGTTGAATCTGTTTCTTCAACTTTTACGTTTCTATTTTCAAAAACGGAAGCCGAAGTTGAAAAGATTTGCTAATTAGAAAATATAGCTTGACAAGAAAAATATGGTTGGTATATATAAATAGCAATATTAAGGGAATATATTACATAAATAGTACACAAAGAAAAAAGTATATATTGGTAATTTATTATAATTATATAAAGGGATGTTATTATGAAAAGAGAAAGGATAGTGAGCAACCTTATTTTGTTCTCCGCCCTCCTGATTACCCTTGCCTATCTCCTCGCGTGTGCAACAGTGCCTGCGCCGGATATGCCCAAAAGGACATACGTTGAAGAATGGACGGTGATCAAGCCCAAATTTGACAACTCGGACATAAAGAAAATCGGCGTGGTGAAGCTGTCGAACGCAACGTTGAGAAAGGGCATCGAGGACAATATTACCGCAAATATTGTCGCTTATCTAAGGGAAAAAGGAGACTACGGGATAGTGATTATCAACGAGACAGTAGACGGGCTGCCCACTTCATCGCTCGCCCAAAAGCTCGGGAAGCAGTACGGGGTGGACGCGGTACTGTTCGGAAATCTTGATTTTTACAACTACGACAGCAATACGTGGCAGGAGTATATTAAGGGTAACGCGTACACGTCCGGCTTCATCGGGTACTACGGATACATCTATTCAAAGCGTTACGGAACCGAAAGCCATTACGTAACGTGGATGAAGAGATCGGTCTCCATGACGGTTACATACAACTTCATCAATTCAAAGACAGGGGAGGTCTTGTGGACGGAAACCGCCGACGGGAAGAGCTGGATAAAAGGAGGGGTGGACGACGTCTCCACGAGGGACGAGAGCGTTTTCTTTAAGGGGGCCCAGGAGGAGATCATTACGTGCCTGAAGGAAATACTAAACTACAAAATGAAGTATAGAAAATATATTTAACCGGTTGCTTGACCGACCGGTTACGGAGGTGTGCCATGAAGAGATTATCCGCTGTTATCATTTTATTATTTGTATTGTTAGGATCTATTTCCGCCCACGCACAGTCGGCGGAGGAGTGGATAAGGCAGGGAAAAAACTATTTAAAAGACCCAGACTCATACTACTGCGATAAATCAAATTACGAGGAAGCCTTTAAATGCTTTAATAACGCGGTTATTGCAGACCCCAATTTGGCGGATGCGTACTACTGGAGGGGAAAGGTTCTTGTTTGTATAGCAGTGAGAAATAAATCTAATTCTAATCCTGGATGGCGTGAATATATATTAATGGCTACAGCCGATTTTGATAATGCTATAATGATAGAGCCGGATTATGCGGAAGCTTTTTGCTTTAGAGGTTCTGGATATCACGTTTTAGAAAATCATGCAAAGGCATTTGCTGATTTGGAAAGGGCGTGTGAGTTGGGCTGTGATTGGGCATGCAGTATAGTAAAATAGGAATTGTGAAAGCGGGCGTCAGGGAGGTCTTGGGACATCTGTTTTTTTTGGGTGTGGGGGGAGGTAAAAGTAGTCCTTTTTATTTGGTGTAATAGACTTACCGCTTCTTTATTCAGGTGAAGGCGTCTCCCCTCTATAACAACACTATTTATAAAACTCCACCCTGCGGGTTGCGAAGATGTCGCTTCTCTCCGTGATCTTCTTGTCATCGGCCTCGGCCGGGTCTATGACCTCTGATGCGAAGCACTCCTTCTTATCGCTCATGGTGAGGATATACTTCCCCTTCGGCGATACTATCTGGGACCCCCCAGTGAAGCTGTTTTTGCGGCCGCCGTTTTCCTCCTCTCCGATCCTGTTTGCCGTTGCGATGAATACCCTGTTCTCGATGGCTCTTGCGTACATCGCCCGCTGGCAGTAGGGCAGCACGAGGTTTGCCGGGTGAAGGATCACCTGGGCTCCTTTCAGGGACAGGGTCCTCGCCGCTTCCGGGAATATCCAGTCGAAGCATATCATCATCCCGAGCCTCGCGCCCCTGTACTCGAAGACCCGAAAGCCGGTGTCTCCCGGCTCGAAGAAATCCGCCTCGTCGTGGAAGAGGTGGACCTTCCTGTAGTTTGCGATGATCTCCCCGTCGGCGATGAAGAACGACGAATTGTAGATAGAATCGCCCTCCCTCTCGGAGTAGCCCCCGCAGACGGCGATCGATCTCTCCCTCGTTATCTCGATGAACGGCGAGAGGTGCTCGTTTTCGTTCAGCGGAAACGAGACCCTTTCGACCTCTCTTCTGTATTTGAATGTGTAGCCGGAGAGAAAGAGCTCCGGAAAGAGGATGACGTCAGGGTTCGAGGAGGAGGTGATTTCTTTGATGAAGCCTGACGCCCTATCGAGGTTGTTTTTTATGTCCAGGAGGACCGGTTTGAACTGGACCAACGAGATCTCCAGATTCATCAATTCATCCTTATAATCAATATGGCGGTTTTTTTTCTTATATAAAAAGCCGTCCTTACGGATGGACGGCTTGGATCGGCTTGTTTGTTCACAGCTTGTTTAAGTTCTATATTTATATGTGTCCCTAAAGAATCCTATCTTTTTTTGTTAACGGGGGATTTGAAATACTCCCCCCCACTTTGACTTTCGACCTTTGGCAAGGCTTAAAAGTCCGCTTAAGTTTGAATGCTATGGAATCACTTTTTTAAAGCCCTGCAGCCGAAAAAGACTATCGGGAGCTGCATGATTGACCAAACGATCGGCCCGAAGAGCTGTGATTCAAATCCGGGGGGTTTTGAGAGAATCATGTAAAAGATGTGTAAGAGCGTCAGTACAAGGGTGACGGCTCCCAGAAGTATTGCAAGGATAAATCCCCATCTGGTTTCCCGCGCACAGATTGGGATCAGGATCAAGGCCGCTGTCGTCATTATCGTGTGGCGCAGTCCGCCAAGCGTCAGGAGGTAGCTTATAGTGTCCGGGGCTTCGAAACGAAAGCCGATGTCAAGCCCCATGAAAATCCACCAGACGCTTAGGACGAGCCCAATGAGCAAACCCAGGGTGTTATTGGAGATTTTTAAGGAGTTTTTCATCTCGGTTATCTGTTTAAGGAGGCTTTTTCAGTCGGTAAGCTTGACCCTCTCCCGCTGTGCTTTCTGCCCTAGTTGGATATTTTTAATCCTGACCGGCTCCCTCAATTAATGACTATCTATTCCGGCGATCCCCCACAGGATTCCGGCGACCCCTCATTAGATGTTTTAAAACTCAGGTGAAGTCCCTGTTTCAGGATTCAGGCGACCCTCTCTAAATTTCGGCGACCCCCTGACTAATAGGTGGTCTCCTCTTCCGATGCTTCCGAGACATCTCCCATCGTTATGGCGGATGCGGCCTCCGTTTTCGCCTTCTTCTTTTTACTCATGGTGATGTTGCCCTCGAAGATGGCGCCGTCCTCTATAACCAGGCGGGAGGCCTCTATATCGCCGATGATCTGTCCTGTAGGCTTGGCCTCCATGAAGTTATCGGCGATTATATTTCCAACCACCTTTCCGGAAATCTCCACGTCTTCGGCGGTGATGTTACCTTTTATCTCACCGGTCTCCCCGACTACCACCTTGGAGGAGATATCCAATTCCCCCTTAAAATTACCGTCGATACCCACGCTCTTATTTCCCGTAATCTTCCCCTCAACAGTAATTCCCTCCGCGATGTAGCAATCACAATCGAGGCCGCTTT harbors:
- a CDS encoding tetratricopeptide repeat protein codes for the protein MKRLSAVIILLFVLLGSISAHAQSAEEWIRQGKNYLKDPDSYYCDKSNYEEAFKCFNNAVIADPNLADAYYWRGKVLVCIAVRNKSNSNPGWREYILMATADFDNAIMIEPDYAEAFCFRGSGYHVLENHAKAFADLERACELGCDWACSIVK
- a CDS encoding polymer-forming cytoskeletal protein, translated to MGIFDKKGTGSTGDVGRAAPQPSYIETKSGLDCDCYIAEGITVEGKITGNKSVGIDGNFKGELDISSKVVVGETGEIKGNITAEDVEISGKVVGNIIADNFMEAKPTGQIIGDIEASRLVIEDGAIFEGNITMSKKKKAKTEAASAITMGDVSEASEEETTY